In a single window of the Melissococcus plutonius ATCC 35311 genome:
- a CDS encoding TlyA family RNA methyltransferase yields the protein MKKERIDVLALNQGLFDTREQAKRGIMAGLVYNDKNERLNKPGEKILIETKLHVKGTLSPYVSRGGLKLKKALAVFNLQIKDQIMLDIGASTGGFTDVGLQNGIKLSYALDVGYNQLAWKIRQDKRVIVMERTNFRYSKPDDFIYGQPDFATIDVSFISLQLILPPLHAILKLNSSVVALIKPQFEAGKSQVGKKGIIKDPKVHQEVLEKIVHFAQQHGYTIKQLDFSPITGGEGNIEFLIHLITVDQLGTYEADKTIIEVVQSAHEQLDK from the coding sequence ATGAAAAAAGAACGGATAGATGTTTTGGCTTTAAATCAAGGCTTGTTTGATACAAGAGAACAAGCAAAACGAGGAATCATGGCCGGTTTGGTTTATAATGATAAAAATGAACGTTTAAACAAGCCAGGAGAAAAAATTTTAATTGAAACTAAATTGCATGTTAAGGGAACACTATCTCCCTACGTTTCCAGAGGTGGTTTAAAATTAAAAAAGGCATTGGCAGTCTTTAATTTACAAATAAAAGATCAAATCATGTTAGATATTGGGGCTTCAACTGGAGGTTTTACTGATGTTGGATTACAAAATGGTATCAAATTAAGTTATGCTCTAGATGTAGGCTACAATCAATTAGCATGGAAGATACGACAAGACAAACGTGTAATTGTAATGGAACGTACAAATTTTCGTTATAGTAAACCTGATGATTTTATATATGGACAACCTGATTTTGCTACGATTGATGTTTCTTTTATTTCTTTACAATTAATTTTACCTCCTTTACATGCCATTCTGAAATTAAATAGCTCTGTGGTTGCATTGATTAAGCCACAATTTGAGGCAGGAAAGTCACAAGTTGGAAAAAAAGGAATTATTAAAGATCCAAAAGTACATCAAGAAGTACTAGAAAAAATTGTTCATTTTGCCCAACAGCATGGTTATACTATCAAGCAATTAGACTTTTCACCAATTACAGGAGGAGAAGGAAATATTGAGTTTTTGATTCATCTAATTACTGTGGATCAATTAGGCACCTATGAAGCAGATAAAACAATAATAGAAGTAGTTCAATCCGCTCATGAACAGCTAGATAAATAA
- a CDS encoding magnesium transporter CorA family protein, producing MINYLKFENGSFISEPVSTDTTKWLYVEAPTDEEIQQITNNYHLPKDYVTGILDNEEDPRFEGERQEKLRKTELMILLYPHAKKSPSGYMQLKTYPFALIITADNKLINVINSSTDFFKQIWRQPILNTQLPLAEAILLEIAWRISLTYNSFLKEMIKQTDKLEGELKVTTENKQLYQIMDIQKSLVYFESALSANLHVINMLYGEQLFSNPENNSQQLHDILVEIKQGLTTTRIQLKLVDKISDTFSAIVSNNLNNVMKILTSLTIVLTIPTIIGGVFGMNAKLPFADRENTFWWIFLVTVVLCILTIRGLKKKHLL from the coding sequence ATGATTAATTATTTAAAATTTGAGAACGGTAGTTTTATATCAGAGCCAGTAAGCACTGATACAACTAAATGGCTTTATGTTGAAGCACCTACTGATGAAGAAATCCAACAAATAACCAATAATTATCATTTACCTAAAGATTATGTAACAGGAATATTAGATAATGAAGAAGATCCTCGCTTCGAAGGAGAACGACAAGAAAAATTAAGAAAAACTGAACTAATGATTTTACTATATCCACATGCTAAAAAAAGTCCTAGTGGTTACATGCAATTAAAAACCTATCCTTTTGCCTTAATAATAACAGCAGACAACAAATTGATTAATGTTATTAATAGTTCAACAGATTTTTTTAAACAAATTTGGCGTCAACCAATCCTTAACACACAGCTACCTCTAGCTGAAGCAATTCTTCTAGAGATTGCTTGGCGTATTTCTTTGACTTATAATTCATTTTTAAAAGAAATGATTAAGCAAACAGACAAGTTGGAAGGTGAGTTGAAAGTAACCACCGAAAATAAACAGCTTTATCAAATAATGGATATTCAAAAAAGTCTCGTTTATTTTGAATCAGCTTTATCTGCAAACTTACATGTCATAAATATGCTATATGGCGAACAATTATTTAGTAACCCTGAAAACAACAGTCAACAATTGCATGATATTCTCGTAGAAATTAAACAGGGACTTACAACGACTCGAATTCAATTAAAATTAGTTGATAAAATTAGTGATACCTTCTCCGCCATTGTTTCAAATAATCTTAACAACGTTATGAAAATTTTAACTTCCTTGACTATTGTCTTAACAATTCCTACAATTATTGGTGGAGTTTTTGGAATGAATGCTAAACTTCCATTTGCTGATCGTGAAAATACCTTTTGGTGGATCTTCCTAGTTACCGTTGTACTATGTATTTTAACCATTCGAGGATTAAAAAAGAAACATTTACTTTAA
- a CDS encoding DUF3397 domain-containing protein, whose translation MKAFSIIMLFWYVFPVIVLFAGKFIVSSIPLLKRYKIKAPDFSIPFLFLGLNELSKDTYGKSILPYLILSILILGIITAIFQAFSYGELLYSRYFKTFWRLTFLFSLLFYSLFVLLNIIYYLS comes from the coding sequence ATGAAAGCATTCTCGATTATTATGTTATTTTGGTATGTTTTTCCAGTTATTGTATTGTTTGCTGGAAAATTTATTGTTTCTTCTATTCCCTTATTGAAACGTTATAAAATTAAAGCACCTGATTTTTCTATTCCATTTTTATTTTTAGGGTTAAATGAATTATCAAAAGATACTTATGGGAAATCGATTCTTCCCTACTTAATTTTGTCTATTTTAATCTTGGGAATTATTACAGCTATTTTTCAAGCATTTTCTTATGGCGAACTTTTATACAGTAGATATTTTAAGACCTTTTGGCGACTAACTTTTCTATTTAGTTTATTGTTTTATAGTTTATTTGTTCTTTTAAATATTATTTATTACTTGAGTTGA
- the ftsL gene encoding cell division protein FtsL: protein MAELKKMRHNHYDVPVMDEPVIASQIKKTNQKKESFQLPQKKLNKISVFEKILCILLLCSIVGIVVITIQIRTTISETMNNITEAQVKNERKKEEMLKLEQEKSELSKADRIKSIGKKQGLSEIDGNLRKVK, encoded by the coding sequence ATGGCTGAGTTAAAGAAGATGAGACATAATCATTATGACGTTCCTGTAATGGACGAGCCAGTCATTGCATCACAAATTAAGAAAACAAATCAGAAAAAAGAATCTTTTCAACTTCCCCAAAAAAAATTAAATAAAATTTCAGTTTTTGAAAAGATCCTTTGTATTTTATTATTATGTTCTATTGTTGGTATTGTTGTTATAACGATTCAGATTAGAACGACTATTTCTGAAACAATGAATAATATTACTGAAGCACAGGTAAAAAATGAACGAAAAAAAGAAGAGATGTTAAAATTAGAGCAAGAAAAAAGTGAACTTTCTAAGGCAGATCGTATTAAATCAATTGGTAAAAAACAAGGCTTATCAGAAATTGATGGTAATTTGAGGAAAGTGAAATAA
- a CDS encoding DUF4044 domain-containing protein encodes MDKKQQSTFSKLTKVVVWLMLIVTVGSVLLTAILNI; translated from the coding sequence ATGGACAAAAAACAGCAGAGTACTTTTTCTAAGCTAACAAAAGTTGTTGTCTGGTTAATGCTAATTGTGACCGTCGGTTCTGTTTTATTAACGGCAATACTAAATATATGA
- the recN gene encoding DNA repair protein RecN yields the protein MLQELSIKNFAIISFLQLEFQSGMTVLTGETGAGKSIIIDAMALLVGGRGSSDYIRQGTSKCTLEGLFKMPKNLELIHLLEGLGIEIEEDSLLIQRDISNTGKNVCRINGRIVTLSNLRRIGEYLVDIHGQNEHQELMQSDKHIEMLDEFGGKELEQIKKQYKELYKEYRLLEKKVKNHQKNEKEFAQRMDMLQFQQKEIASAKLVVNEEQQLLEEKNKLANFQKIADTFSISYEAINGEDSSLDKIGLAMNELTTIETLDPAYKTIAETVQNSYYLLQEASGDIAHLMDNLELNEERLNEVENRLELMRQLKRKYGDSIEAVLAYYEEITHELEEVGLLEGREDQLETALNEKQAKTIEKGLELRKIRKEVAKKLGKSILKELKELYMEHSEFSVHFTPLSPNKLSDAGLDFIEFYITTNPGEPLKPLVKVASGGELSRVMLALKTIFSKSQGITSIVFDEVDTGVSGRVAQAIADKIYQISKNSQVLCITHLPQVAAVADYQYFIEKNIIDERTETIVRVLKSNQRVTEIARMLSGSEITTLTLKHAQELLNMANKN from the coding sequence ATGTTGCAGGAACTTTCTATCAAGAATTTTGCAATTATTTCTTTTCTACAATTGGAATTTCAATCTGGCATGACCGTCTTGACTGGTGAAACGGGTGCAGGTAAGTCTATCATCATCGATGCTATGGCTTTATTGGTAGGTGGAAGAGGTTCTAGTGATTATATTAGGCAGGGAACGTCAAAATGTACGTTAGAAGGATTGTTCAAGATGCCTAAGAATTTGGAATTAATCCATTTATTAGAAGGATTAGGAATTGAAATTGAAGAAGATTCCCTACTCATTCAAAGAGATATTTCCAATACTGGCAAAAATGTTTGTCGTATCAATGGACGAATTGTTACTCTTTCTAATCTACGCAGAATTGGTGAATATTTGGTAGATATTCATGGCCAAAACGAGCACCAAGAATTAATGCAAAGTGATAAGCATATAGAAATGCTAGATGAATTTGGTGGTAAGGAATTAGAGCAAATTAAAAAGCAATATAAAGAATTATACAAAGAATATCGCTTGTTAGAAAAAAAGGTAAAAAATCATCAGAAAAATGAAAAAGAATTTGCACAACGAATGGACATGTTGCAATTTCAACAAAAAGAAATTGCCTCAGCAAAATTGGTTGTTAATGAAGAACAACAATTGTTGGAAGAAAAGAACAAATTAGCCAATTTTCAAAAAATAGCTGATACATTTTCTATTAGTTATGAAGCTATTAATGGTGAAGACAGTAGTTTAGATAAAATTGGATTAGCAATGAATGAATTAACAACAATTGAAACACTAGATCCAGCTTATAAAACAATCGCCGAAACAGTACAAAATAGTTATTATCTTCTCCAGGAAGCTAGTGGGGACATTGCTCATTTGATGGATAATTTAGAATTAAATGAAGAACGTTTAAATGAAGTAGAAAATAGACTTGAATTGATGCGACAATTAAAGCGAAAATATGGTGACTCTATTGAAGCAGTATTAGCTTATTATGAAGAGATTACTCATGAATTGGAAGAAGTAGGTCTACTAGAAGGTAGAGAAGATCAATTGGAAACTGCGTTAAATGAAAAACAGGCTAAGACAATCGAAAAAGGATTGGAACTACGTAAAATTCGCAAAGAAGTAGCTAAAAAATTAGGAAAAAGTATTTTAAAAGAGCTAAAAGAACTCTATATGGAACATTCAGAATTTAGTGTACATTTCACACCACTCTCACCAAATAAATTATCTGATGCTGGTTTAGATTTTATTGAATTTTATATTACAACAAATCCTGGTGAACCGTTGAAACCCCTAGTAAAGGTAGCTTCTGGAGGTGAATTATCTCGTGTCATGCTGGCATTAAAAACAATTTTTTCAAAATCACAAGGAATAACCAGTATTGTCTTTGATGAAGTGGATACAGGTGTGAGCGGACGTGTTGCACAAGCAATTGCAGATAAAATTTATCAAATTTCAAAAAATTCACAGGTCTTATGCATTACACATCTACCACAAGTCGCAGCTGTAGCAGACTATCAATATTTTATTGAAAAAAATATTATAGATGAAAGAACCGAAACGATAGTTAGGGTTTTGAAAAGTAATCAACGTGTGACTGAAATTGCCCGTATGCTTTCTGGTAGCGAAATTACTACCTTAACTTTAAAGCATGCACAAGAATTATTAAATATGGCTAACAAAAATTAA
- a CDS encoding peptidoglycan D,D-transpeptidase FtsI family protein yields the protein MNVKSKIKKYIQNKNVNPMNNRKKVGIILFATSIGLFFLFAYRLTYITVTGKVAGESLEKRAKELYQGSNVIKAKRGTIFDRYGNPIAEDATSYSVTAILSKKYLGVNKKKLYVEEKNFPEIAKILNKYTKLTESEVLDYLNNNKNTDGTTKYQVEFGSHGKNLTLETKQAIEKELKQKKINGISFIEYPARLYPNGVFSSHFIGYTTLTNPDKDSEGLVGKMGLEKMYNDILSGKDGRQYYQKDLYGNPLPGTVAEEKKAKDGQDIYTTLDSRLQSRLESLLDPIMKKIEPEDMTAVLAKAKTGEILAMAQRPTFNPETKEGLDGNTTWRNIVSEDSFEPGSTMKIFTTAAAIQEGKFDPNATYSRDGGIKVGDVTINDHDYTSLGNKHILNYRQALSWSSNIGMVHLEERLGGNKWKEYMHKFGFGKSTNSGLENEGIGRLPGNNYVDQAMSSFGQATSVTSLQMMQAYTAIANDGTMLKPRFISKIVDKNTNQEKITPIEKVGMPIDAKTASTVREYMVDTVENPVYGIAYDIFKVPGYHISAKTGTAEITGSNGYLAGKTDYTYSVVEMMPSENPEYIFYLTIKRPKTYVQKDLGDIANPLLKLATDIQEPNNK from the coding sequence ATGAATGTAAAGAGTAAAATTAAGAAATATATTCAAAATAAAAATGTAAATCCGATGAACAATCGTAAAAAAGTAGGCATTATATTATTTGCTACGAGTATTGGATTGTTCTTTTTGTTTGCCTACCGATTGACCTATATCACTGTGACCGGTAAGGTTGCTGGAGAATCATTGGAGAAGAGAGCAAAAGAGTTATATCAGGGAAGCAATGTAATCAAAGCAAAAAGAGGAACAATTTTTGATCGTTATGGGAACCCAATCGCTGAGGATGCTACTTCTTATTCTGTTACGGCAATTTTATCTAAGAAATATTTGGGCGTAAATAAGAAAAAACTATATGTCGAAGAAAAAAATTTCCCAGAAATTGCTAAAATTTTAAATAAATATACCAAACTGACAGAAAGCGAAGTATTAGACTATTTAAATAACAATAAAAATACAGATGGAACAACTAAATATCAAGTGGAATTTGGTTCTCATGGTAAAAATTTAACTTTAGAAACAAAACAAGCAATTGAAAAAGAATTAAAACAAAAAAAGATTAATGGAATTTCTTTTATAGAATACCCGGCACGTCTTTATCCGAATGGTGTATTTTCTTCTCATTTTATCGGCTATACTACATTAACAAATCCAGATAAGGATAGTGAGGGTTTGGTTGGTAAAATGGGACTGGAAAAAATGTATAATGATATTTTAAGTGGCAAAGATGGTCGGCAATATTATCAAAAAGATTTATATGGGAATCCTCTCCCTGGAACTGTGGCCGAAGAAAAAAAAGCAAAAGATGGTCAAGATATTTATACAACTCTTGATAGCCGCTTACAAAGTCGTTTGGAATCTCTTTTAGATCCGATTATGAAAAAAATTGAACCAGAAGACATGACAGCAGTATTAGCAAAGGCAAAAACAGGTGAAATCCTAGCAATGGCCCAACGTCCGACTTTTAATCCAGAAACTAAAGAAGGATTAGATGGAAATACTACCTGGCGAAACATTGTCTCTGAAGATTCTTTTGAACCTGGTTCCACAATGAAAATATTTACAACGGCCGCTGCTATTCAAGAAGGAAAATTTGATCCAAATGCTACATATAGTCGGGATGGTGGTATAAAGGTAGGCGATGTAACGATTAATGATCATGATTATACAAGTCTAGGCAATAAGCATATACTTAACTACAGACAAGCACTCTCTTGGTCAAGCAATATTGGTATGGTACATTTAGAAGAAAGATTGGGTGGAAATAAGTGGAAAGAGTATATGCATAAATTTGGCTTTGGAAAAAGCACTAATTCTGGTTTAGAGAATGAAGGAATTGGTAGATTGCCAGGAAATAATTACGTTGATCAAGCAATGTCTTCCTTTGGACAGGCAACTTCAGTTACTTCACTTCAGATGATGCAAGCATATACAGCAATTGCTAATGACGGAACAATGTTAAAACCTCGTTTTATTAGTAAAATTGTTGATAAAAATACAAACCAAGAAAAAATAACACCTATAGAAAAAGTTGGAATGCCAATTGATGCTAAAACGGCAAGTACTGTTAGAGAATATATGGTTGATACAGTTGAAAATCCAGTTTACGGTATTGCTTATGATATTTTTAAAGTGCCAGGCTATCATATTTCTGCAAAAACAGGAACAGCTGAAATTACAGGTAGTAATGGTTATTTAGCCGGAAAAACAGATTATACTTATTCAGTAGTTGAAATGATGCCATCAGAAAATCCAGAATATATTTTTTATCTAACTATAAAACGACCTAAAACCTATGTTCAAAAAGATTTAGGTGATATTGCAAATCCACTCTTAAAACTAGCTACGGATATTCAAGAACCAAATAATAAATAA
- the mraZ gene encoding division/cell wall cluster transcriptional repressor MraZ, which produces MFMGEFQHNIDVKGRLIVPSKFRERLGGQFVVTRGMDGCLFGYPQNEWILLEEKLQEMPLSKKDARTFIRFFYSAATECEIDKQGRINIPANLREYAYLKKECVIVGVSNRVEIWNQERWQEFSTEAAANFDELAETMIDFGF; this is translated from the coding sequence ATGTTTATGGGTGAATTTCAGCATAACATAGATGTAAAAGGACGTCTCATTGTTCCATCAAAGTTTCGTGAGCGACTAGGTGGTCAGTTCGTTGTTACAAGGGGCATGGATGGTTGTTTATTTGGTTACCCGCAAAATGAATGGATTTTGCTAGAAGAAAAATTGCAAGAAATGCCACTTTCAAAGAAAGATGCTCGGACATTCATTCGCTTCTTTTATTCTGCTGCAACTGAATGTGAAATTGATAAACAAGGACGTATCAATATCCCAGCTAATTTACGTGAATATGCTTATTTGAAAAAAGAATGTGTGATTGTGGGCGTTTCAAATCGTGTAGAAATTTGGAATCAAGAACGTTGGCAAGAATTTTCAACTGAGGCAGCGGCTAATTTTGATGAATTAGCAGAAACAATGATTGATTTTGGTTTTTAA
- the rsmH gene encoding 16S rRNA (cytosine(1402)-N(4))-methyltransferase RsmH, which produces MTETFNHQTVLLKETINELNINPNGIYVDCTLGGGGHSQYLLSKLSEKGHLYVFDQDEMALTAASKRLAPYVEKQMVTFIKANFRLLKEKLFEKHVFQVDGIFYDLGVSSPQLDEAERGFSYHHDAPLDMRMDQTSSLTAYEIVNHYSYENLVKVFFRYSEEKFSKQIAREIERVRLNQTIQTTGELVEIIKKVIPAPARRTGGHPAKRIFQAIRIAVNDELGAIEVSLEQAIELLNKNGRIGVITFHSLEDRIVKNMFKSYSTPKDLPPGLPVVPEEYQPILKVITKKPIIPSEEEQKQNNRSRSAKLRIAEKII; this is translated from the coding sequence ATGACAGAAACATTTAACCATCAAACTGTTTTATTGAAAGAGACAATCAACGAATTAAATATAAATCCTAATGGTATTTATGTAGATTGTACATTAGGTGGCGGTGGTCATAGTCAGTATCTTCTTTCTAAGTTGTCTGAAAAAGGTCATCTTTATGTATTTGATCAAGATGAAATGGCGTTAACTGCTGCATCTAAACGCCTAGCGCCCTATGTTGAAAAACAAATGGTAACGTTTATTAAAGCAAATTTTCGTTTACTAAAAGAAAAACTTTTTGAGAAACATGTTTTTCAGGTGGACGGTATATTTTATGATTTGGGGGTTTCATCTCCACAATTAGATGAGGCAGAGCGTGGCTTTAGTTATCATCACGATGCGCCACTTGATATGCGTATGGATCAAACAAGTTCGCTGACAGCCTATGAAATTGTCAATCATTACAGCTATGAGAATTTGGTGAAAGTCTTTTTTCGTTATAGTGAAGAAAAATTTTCTAAACAAATTGCTCGTGAAATTGAACGTGTACGTTTAAACCAAACGATTCAAACGACAGGAGAATTGGTTGAAATTATAAAAAAGGTCATTCCTGCGCCAGCACGTCGAACAGGTGGACATCCAGCTAAACGAATATTTCAAGCCATTAGAATTGCTGTAAATGACGAACTAGGTGCCATTGAAGTTTCTTTAGAACAGGCTATTGAATTATTAAACAAAAATGGTAGGATAGGCGTTATTACCTTCCATTCTTTAGAAGATCGTATTGTAAAAAATATGTTTAAATCATATAGTACACCGAAAGATTTACCACCAGGACTACCAGTTGTACCAGAGGAGTATCAACCAATATTAAAAGTAATCACAAAAAAACCAATTATACCAAGTGAAGAAGAACAAAAACAAAATAATCGATCACGTAGTGCGAAATTACGAATTGCTGAAAAAATAATTTAA
- a CDS encoding arginine repressor, which translates to MRKKERHQLIKQLLIEKVVQKQEDFVVYLQEKGISVTQATISRDIKELKLIKVPAQTGGYRYSMPNEQAKNTEARLKKLLQDALISVDQMEKYVILHTIPGNAAASSTLIQKNFKQKIFSAINDDTGVLIIARSEVAAEWLKQKFIQYI; encoded by the coding sequence TTGCGAAAAAAAGAAAGACATCAATTGATTAAACAATTGCTAATAGAAAAAGTAGTTCAAAAACAAGAAGACTTTGTAGTCTATCTTCAAGAGAAAGGCATTTCGGTTACGCAAGCAACAATTTCTAGAGATATTAAAGAGTTAAAATTAATTAAGGTGCCCGCTCAAACGGGTGGTTATCGTTATAGTATGCCTAATGAACAAGCTAAAAATACAGAAGCACGTTTAAAAAAATTGTTACAAGATGCATTAATTTCTGTAGATCAAATGGAAAAGTATGTTATTTTACATACAATACCAGGAAATGCTGCAGCCAGCTCAACATTGATTCAAAAAAACTTTAAACAAAAAATTTTTTCTGCTATTAATGATGATACTGGTGTCCTAATTATTGCACGTAGTGAGGTAGCTGCTGAATGGTTAAAACAAAAATTTATCCAGTATATATAA